A genomic stretch from Lathyrus oleraceus cultivar Zhongwan6 chromosome 2, CAAS_Psat_ZW6_1.0, whole genome shotgun sequence includes:
- the LOC127117524 gene encoding transcriptional regulator STERILE APETALA, which yields MSSSSSSSSSSSSSSSSSSSSQPNVTSQIQPSPPPANDIDAPSSSRQRSMNNEVWLEPVVEALATQVAIDASHFHGRLSAASALAIIFQVCSTWREVSRSDLLWQRLTRRIWRRTYRLRDTWQLEYIYWHRTARNFTTGRHALVVPQYDPGDPHQTLICRCLTLSDTHLACGFVDGTVRLFDLITGAHIATFWSNHGHLFGPFSQSVSGIVIANSNLATVAFARLDGDVYVAIINGSEIIPGPIAARRAISGDVVNNGVLVEFAGCSRWWIGLFAGHAGGAFQIWDALTEQRVFIGGSLTDPETVQGWHMLTELVEPVGRVRVTEREFVVACTSSRLVCFSLRNPEVLLRDVGSTTGFVVGSVDVCHEVFVVVERNGVGTVRRVGSFERVSRFRLRGSWLRGLLGCMNLGYVITYSGGSGLLRVWDIHEPAARLCITLGVREDGEGQVHGNSMVANQTHVAISSNDSSIHLLDFSVQ from the exons atgtcttcttcttcttcttcatcttcttcttcctcttcctcttcttcttcttcctcatcatCACAACCAAATGTTACTTCTCAAATCCAACCTTCTCCTCCTCCTGCCAATGATATTGATGCTCCTTCTTCCTCTCGACAACGCTCCATGAATAATGAAGTCTGGCTTGAACCTGTTGTCGAAGCATTAGCCACTCAAGTTGCCATTGATGCTTCTCATTTTCATGGTCGTCTTTCTGCTGCTTCTGCTCTCGCCATTATTTTTCAG GTATGTTCAACATGGAGAGAAGTGTCACGCTCGGATCTACTGTGGCAGAGGCTCACGAGACGCATCTGGCGCAGAACCTATCGATTGAGAGACACGTGGCAACTAGAATACATCTACTGGCATCGAACGGCTAGGAACTTCACAACAGGTAGACACGCATTAGTTGTCCCACAATACGATCCAGGAGATCCTCACCAAACCCTCATCTGCCGTTGTCTCACTCTCTCCGACACTCACCTCGCCTGCGGCTTTGTCGACGGCACGGTTCGTCTCTTCGACCTCATCACCGGCGCACACATCGCAACATTCTGGTCGAATCATGGTCATCTCTTTGGCCCGTTTTCCCAATCCGTGTCCGGGATAGTAATTGCGAATTCCAATCTCGCAACAGTTGCCTTTGCGAGATTAGATGGAGATGTGTACGTCGCGATTATCAATGGGTCCGAGATTATTCCCGGACCCATTGCAGCACGACGTGCAATCTCCGGTGATGTTGTTAATAACGGAGTATTGGTGGAATTCGCGGGGTGTAGTCGGTGGTGGATTGGTTTGTTTGCCGGTCATGCTGGCGGGGCTTTTCAAATATGGGACGCGCTAACAGAGCAGCGCGTGTTTATTGGCGGTTCATTAACCGATCCAGAAACGGTTCAAGGATGGCATATGTTAACCGAGTTGGTCGAACCGGTGGGTCGAGTAAGAGTAACAGAAAGAGAGTTCGTTGTAGCATGCACAAGTTCGAGATTGGTTTGTTTCAGCTTAAGAAACCCAGAGGTTTTATTACGTGACGTGGGGTCCACCACAGGTTTTGTTGTAGGTTCAGTGGATGTTTGTCACGAGGTTTTCGTTGTAGTGGAAAGAAACGGCGTTGGAACGGTTAGGCGCGTGGGGAGCTTCGAGCGCGTGAGTAGGTTTAGATTGAGAGGTTCGTGGTTGAGGGGTTTGTTGGGGTGCATGAATTTGGGATATGTTATAACGTATTCTGGTGGGTCTGGTTTGTTGAGAGTTTGGGATATTCACGAGCCTGCGGCGCGATTGTGTATCACGCTCGGTGTTAGAGAAGATGGAGAAGGACAAGTTCATGGGAATAGTATGGTTGCGAATCAAACTCATGTGGCTATCTCATCTAATGACTCTTCAATACATTTATTGGATTTTAGTGTACAGTAA